A genomic window from Quercus lobata isolate SW786 chromosome 10, ValleyOak3.0 Primary Assembly, whole genome shotgun sequence includes:
- the LOC115963084 gene encoding cytochrome P450 71A1-like — protein sequence MALLLLLQQSWQELHKLSFQLNPLLSLSILVTFLYVCKHIRSGKLNLPPSPPKLPFIGNLHQLGRFPHRSLQALSKKYGPVMHLDLGHTPTLVVSSVAMAREVMKTQDIVFSNRPKTTSANIFFYGCTDVGFSSYGEYWRQAKKICVLELLCLKRVQSFQYVRDEEVAILINNIRESCLQKASLNLSDMLIATTNNIVSRCVLGQKFEGDDKSGFGHLSRRMMVLFTAFCLGDFFPFLKWIDVLTGIVPSMKATFRELDAFFDEVVEEHKTMKSNEENPSNKDFVDILLQLQKNPMLDFELTNDNIKAILVDMFVGGTDTTSTTLEWLMAELIKAPSTMKRAQEELRRIVGKKSKIDVNDIIQMDYLKCVIKETLRLHPPVPLMVPRETSTSVKFGGYDIPPKTRVFVNSWAIHRDPEVWDRPEEFLPERFIDNPIDFKGQDFELFPFGCGRRACPGYTFGVASIEYVVANLLYWFDWRLPSPSVKGEDLDMSEVSALVVSKKIPLHLVPSLHSP from the exons ATGGCTCTACTATTACTGCTGCAGCAATCATGGCAAGAGCTACATAAACTATCCTTCCAATTAAATCCCCTCCTCTCCCTCTCTATCCTCGTCACTTTTCTTTATGTCTGCAAGCACATTAGAAGTGGCAAACTCAATTTACCACCATCCCCACCAAAGCTACCATTCATTGGAAACCTTCACCAGTTAGGAAGATTCCCACATCGCTCTCTTCAAGCTCTCTCAAAGAAGTATGGCCCTGTAATGCACTTAGATTTGGGGCATACTCCAACCCTAGTGGTGTCATCTGTAGCTATGGCCAGAGAAGTAATGAAGACACAAGATATCGTTTTCTCAAACCGGCCAAAAACTACATCTGCCAATATCTTCTTCTATGGATGCACAGACGTAGGATTCTCATCCTATGGTGAGTACTGGAGACAAGCTAAGAAAATTTGTGTTCTTGAACTTTTGTGTCTCAAAAGGGTGCAATCTTTCCAGTATGTGAGAGATGAAGAAGTTGCAATATTAATCAATAATATACGTGAGTCATGCCTCCAAAAGGCTTCTCTTAATCTAAGTGACATGTTGATTGCAACCACAAACAACATAGTCTCTAGATGCGTACTTGGACAGAAGTTTGAAGGTGATGATAAGAGCGGGTTTGGGCACCTATCAAGAAGGATGATGGTGCTATTTACAGCATTCTGTTTGGGagattttttcccttttttgaaaTGGATTGATGTCCTTACAGGGATAGTACCAAGTATGAAAGCCACTTTTCGAGAACTTGATGCTTTCTTTGATGAGGTTGTGGAAGAACACAAGACAATGAAAAGTAATGAAGAAAATCCTAGCAATAAAGATTTTGTGGACATTCTCCTCCAACTTCAAAAGAATCCCATGCTCGACTTTGAGCTCACTAATGACAACATCAAAGCAATCCTagtg GACATGTTTGTGGGAGGAACAGATACTACTTCGACAACTTTGGAATGGTTAATGGCAGAGCTTATCAAAGCTCCAAGTACTATGAAGAGAGCTCAAGAAGAGTTGAGAAGAATTGTGGGAAAGAAGTCAAAGATAGATGTGAATGATATTATTCAAATGGATTACTTGAAATGTGTCATCAAAGAAACTCTAAGACTTCACCCACCAGTTCCTCTTATGGTACCTCGAGAAACATCAACAAGTGTGAAATTTGGAGGTTATGATATTCCACCAAAAACAAGAGTATTTGTCAATTCATGGGCAATCCATAGGGATCCTGAGGTATGGGATAGGCCAGAAGAATTTCTCCCAGAGAGATTCATAGACAATCCAATTGACTTCAAAGGCCAAGACTTCGAATTGTTCCCATTTGGATGTGGGAGAAGAGCATGTCCAGGTTATACATTCGGTGTTGCTTCAATTGAATATGTGGTTGCCAATCTCTTATATTGGTTTGACTGGAGGTTGCCCAGTCCTAGTGTTAAGGGAGAAGACTTGGACATGAGTGAAGTTAGCGCCCTTGTTGTGTCCAAAAAAATTCCTCTTCATCTTGTACCATCACTGCACTCTCCTTGA